The following DNA comes from Cellulomonas soli.
GCGTTGGCCGGTACGGGCGCGGCCGCGGGGGGCTGGCTGGTCTACCTCGCGGCGCTGCCCACCGCGTGTGCGTACCTGGCCTACTACTCGGGCCTGCCCCTGGTCCCTGCCACGACGGCCGCGGTCCTGGCCCTGCTCGAGCCGGTGACCGCGACCGTGCTCTCGGTGCTGGTGCTCGACGAGAGGGTGAGCCTGGCCGGCCTGGTCGGGATGGCGCTGCTGCTCGCCGCAGTCGTTCTGCTGCGGCCCGCGCACCAGACCGCCGGGGCGAACCCGGGCGCCGGGGCACTCTCCTCCGACGACTCCGGACGGGTTGCCCCTACACCTCCCTGACCTGCACGCTCACCCTCCGGACGGGTCGATCACGGGCCCGCGCCGGACCGCGCCCGTAGCATCGGCGCATGGCAGCCGAGCAGTCACCGTCCGTGCGCCCGGGCCCGCTCGGCGCGGTCGGGCGCGACGCCGGTGCGGCTCTGGGCACGGGTCGGCGCGGCCTGTCGGCCGATCGGGTCGTCGAGGCGGCCGTGGCGCTGGCCGACGCCGAGGGGCTCGCGGCCGTGTCGATGAGCAACGTGGCCCGACGCCTCGGCTCGGCGCCGATGTCGCTGTACCGGCACGTCGCGGACAAGGACGAGCTGCTGCTGCGCATGCACGACACCGTGTGGCGGTCGGCCTCGGCGCCCGAGGTGACCGGCGCCCCCGACGGCCCCGGCTGGCGCGCCCGGCTGAGCGCGTGGTGCCACGCGCAGCGCGCGGTGCTGCTGGCGCACCCGTGGCTGGAGGAGATCCGTCTCGCCGAACGGGCGGGGACGCCGAGCCAGCTCGTGTGGCTCGACCGCGGCTTCGCGTGCCTGGAGGGCACGGGACTGGCGGAGCACGACAAGGCGGACGCGCTCCTGCTGCTCAGCGGGTTCGTG
Coding sequences within:
- a CDS encoding TetR/AcrR family transcriptional regulator is translated as MAAEQSPSVRPGPLGAVGRDAGAALGTGRRGLSADRVVEAAVALADAEGLAAVSMSNVARRLGSAPMSLYRHVADKDELLLRMHDTVWRSASAPEVTGAPDGPGWRARLSAWCHAQRAVLLAHPWLEEIRLAERAGTPSQLVWLDRGFACLEGTGLAEHDKADALLLLSGFVLWEARWRAETAVPADEVNPLARDFGGTLRGVVDARTLPSLRRALEAGALDAPGSSYGTFEFGLGRILDGIEALEQGSAADA